A single region of the Solwaraspora sp. WMMD406 genome encodes:
- a CDS encoding type II secretion system F family protein — protein MTGLVLLAGIGTGLGLWLMVVGWFPRPPRLGKALDVPYGIDLVDAAITAPPVGWSGRWGRPAVRWLRRAGLPLASTRRDLATVDKPVEVHLVEQSTAAVFGLLLPPAVASLLALAGVGTGVTMPAAASLLLGAAGFLAPELSVRSEAAKHRTAFRDALSSFLDLVVISLASGAGVDQALDDAAKVGSGSAYTELRYALAEARLARVPPWDILAALGRRVAVAELQQLAATIGLAGTEGAKVRASLRSRAVALRARQLTDAEGEANAATERMALPIVALFAGFLIFLGYPAMAAVLGGL, from the coding sequence ATGACCGGTCTGGTGTTGCTGGCCGGGATCGGCACCGGCCTCGGATTGTGGCTGATGGTGGTGGGCTGGTTTCCCCGTCCACCACGGTTGGGCAAAGCCCTCGACGTCCCGTACGGCATCGACCTGGTCGACGCCGCCATCACCGCCCCGCCGGTGGGGTGGTCGGGGCGGTGGGGCCGTCCGGCGGTGCGGTGGCTGCGCCGCGCCGGGCTGCCTCTTGCTTCGACCCGCCGGGACCTCGCCACCGTCGACAAGCCGGTAGAGGTGCACTTGGTCGAGCAGTCGACCGCAGCGGTGTTCGGGCTCCTGCTGCCTCCCGCCGTCGCGTCGCTGCTCGCCCTGGCCGGAGTGGGCACCGGCGTGACGATGCCGGCCGCCGCGTCGCTGCTGCTCGGCGCGGCCGGGTTCCTCGCCCCGGAACTGTCAGTGCGATCGGAGGCCGCCAAGCATCGGACCGCGTTCCGCGACGCCTTGTCATCATTTCTCGATCTGGTCGTGATCAGCCTCGCGTCCGGGGCCGGGGTGGATCAGGCGCTTGATGACGCGGCGAAGGTAGGCTCCGGCTCTGCCTACACCGAACTGCGCTACGCCCTGGCCGAGGCTCGGCTGGCCCGGGTACCGCCGTGGGACATCCTCGCCGCTCTCGGCCGCCGGGTCGCCGTCGCCGAGTTGCAGCAGCTCGCCGCCACCATCGGGCTGGCCGGCACCGAGGGGGCCAAGGTCCGCGCCTCTCTGCGGTCTCGTGCCGTCGCCCTACGCGCCCGGCAACTCACCGACGCCGAGGGTGAGGCGAATGCCGCGACCGAGCGGATGGCGCTGCCCATCGTCGCCCTGTTCGCCGGCTTCCTGATCTTCCTCGGCTATCCCGCGATGGCCGCCGTCCTCGGAGGTCTGTAG
- a CDS encoding TadE family protein — MPPTTTVAEHRTERRPSPALGAARRLRTRCRHVTTGSDTGAATAELAIAMPLLLLIVMFVIQAGVFMHATHIAQSAANRAANAAAGYQSSAATGRDAGQQTLAAIGDGVLKDPSVSVTRTATEVRTEITGTAATVVPGVRWPVRATVIRPVERFVPDRAAP, encoded by the coding sequence ATGCCGCCAACCACCACCGTCGCGGAGCACCGCACCGAGCGCCGACCCTCCCCGGCGCTCGGCGCGGCCAGGCGGCTACGCACCCGATGCCGCCACGTCACCACCGGCTCCGACACCGGCGCCGCCACAGCCGAGCTGGCCATCGCGATGCCGCTACTACTGCTCATCGTCATGTTCGTGATCCAGGCCGGAGTGTTCATGCACGCCACCCACATCGCCCAGAGCGCCGCGAACCGCGCGGCCAACGCCGCCGCCGGCTACCAGTCCAGCGCCGCCACCGGCCGCGACGCGGGCCAGCAGACCCTCGCCGCGATCGGCGACGGGGTACTGAAGGACCCGTCAGTGTCGGTGACCCGTACCGCAACCGAGGTCCGCACCGAGATCACCGGCACCGCCGCGACCGTGGTCCCCGGCGTACGGTGGCCGGTCCGAGCCACGGTCATACGACCCGTCGAGCGCTTCGTCCCCGACAGAGCCGCACCATGA